In Ensifer adhaerens, a genomic segment contains:
- a CDS encoding Acetylornithine deacetylase/Succinyl-diaminopimelate desuccinylase, whose product MTTKTETLEKALAHADASLDANLERLFELIRIPSVSTDPAYKADCRRAAEWLAGDLASIGFDASVRDTIGHPMVVGHRKTGDRPHVLFYGHYDVQPVDPLALWESDPFEPVMKPLPNGDTAIVARGASDDKGQLMTFVEACRAWMAVAGELPLDVSILFEGEEESGSASLGPFLDATAQELKTDTVLVCDTDMWDHDTPAITTMLRGLVGQEIEISCADRDLHSGMFGNAARNALQVMGEVIASLRNPDGSCAVPGFYDGVKPLPEDVKAQWQRLPFDEKAFLSDIGLSIPAGESGYSVLEQVWARPSCEINGLWGGYMEPGFKTVIPAKAHAKVSFRLVAGQDPQRIRDAFQAHVRAQIPADCSVTFKDHGLSPAVAMPIDSPSLKASLKALTEEWETEAAVAGTGGSIPIIGEFQRRLGANALLIGFGRFDNRIHSPNEKYDLSSYRKGIRSWIRILAALADVKD is encoded by the coding sequence ATGACGACGAAAACCGAAACGCTGGAAAAAGCCCTTGCCCATGCCGACGCGTCACTCGATGCCAATCTGGAGCGGCTTTTCGAGCTGATCCGCATTCCGAGCGTCTCGACCGATCCGGCCTACAAGGCCGATTGCCGCCGCGCGGCCGAATGGCTGGCCGGCGATCTTGCCTCCATCGGTTTCGATGCATCGGTTCGCGACACGATCGGCCATCCGATGGTCGTCGGCCATCGCAAGACGGGCGACCGCCCGCATGTCCTCTTCTACGGCCATTACGATGTGCAGCCTGTCGATCCTTTGGCGCTCTGGGAAAGCGATCCCTTCGAGCCGGTGATGAAGCCGCTCCCGAATGGCGACACGGCTATCGTCGCGCGCGGTGCTTCCGACGACAAGGGCCAGCTGATGACCTTTGTCGAGGCCTGCCGCGCCTGGATGGCGGTGGCCGGGGAGCTCCCGCTCGATGTCAGCATCCTGTTCGAAGGCGAGGAGGAAAGCGGCAGCGCCAGCCTCGGCCCCTTCCTCGATGCGACCGCGCAGGAACTGAAGACCGACACGGTTCTCGTCTGCGATACCGACATGTGGGACCACGACACGCCGGCAATCACCACCATGCTGCGCGGCCTCGTCGGCCAGGAGATCGAGATTTCCTGCGCCGATCGCGATCTGCATTCCGGCATGTTCGGCAATGCGGCGCGCAATGCGCTTCAGGTCATGGGCGAGGTCATTGCCAGCCTGCGCAATCCGGACGGCTCCTGCGCCGTGCCCGGCTTTTATGACGGCGTGAAGCCGCTGCCGGAGGATGTGAAGGCGCAATGGCAGCGCCTGCCTTTTGACGAAAAGGCGTTTCTCTCCGATATCGGGCTCTCCATCCCCGCCGGCGAGAGCGGCTATTCGGTTCTGGAACAGGTCTGGGCGCGGCCGAGCTGCGAGATCAATGGGCTCTGGGGCGGCTACATGGAGCCCGGCTTCAAGACCGTCATTCCGGCCAAGGCCCATGCCAAGGTCTCCTTCCGGCTCGTTGCGGGACAGGACCCTCAGCGCATACGCGATGCCTTCCAGGCGCATGTGCGCGCGCAAATCCCGGCCGACTGCTCGGTCACGTTCAAGGACCACGGCCTGTCGCCCGCCGTTGCCATGCCCATCGACAGCCCAAGCCTGAAAGCCTCGTTGAAGGCGTTGACCGAGGAGTGGGAGACGGAGGCCGCCGTCGCGGGGACAGGCGGTTCGATCCCGATCATCGGCGAATTCCAGCGCAGGCTCGGCGCGAATGCACTGCTCATCGGCTTCGGCCGCTTCGACAACCGCATCCACAGCCCGAACGAGAAATACGACCTTTCGAGCTACCGCAAAGGCATACGCTCCTGGATCCGCATCCTCGCAGCACTCGCCGACGTGAAGGACTGA
- a CDS encoding Uncharacterized conserved protein: MDLPKDRSHLKDALAHAELIAVLSAVTSDEPRVMTVSKGEALPSGPFEVEHRSLQAGLREWVNEQTGHPLGYLEQLYTFADRDRAPQEKARRTISISYLGLVREQAAPGAGAPGWHGWYEYFPWEDHRDGRPEALSAITDALVRWAASDGSRREHRQKRVDLSLGLNGAAWNEELALQRYELMYEAGLVEEAGAGISGTGRPMFADHRRILATAITRLRAKIKYRPVVFELMPESFTLSHLQRTVEALAGLALHKPNFRRLIDQQELIEETGAMSSETGGRPAKLYRYRRAILEEHALSSARLPLSRN; this comes from the coding sequence ATGGATCTGCCGAAGGACCGCTCGCACTTGAAAGACGCGCTTGCTCACGCCGAACTGATTGCCGTCCTCAGCGCCGTCACCAGCGACGAGCCGCGGGTCATGACCGTCAGCAAGGGAGAGGCGCTGCCTTCCGGACCGTTCGAGGTCGAGCATCGTAGCCTCCAGGCCGGCCTGCGGGAATGGGTGAACGAACAGACGGGGCACCCTCTCGGATATCTGGAGCAGCTCTATACCTTCGCCGATCGCGACCGCGCGCCGCAGGAAAAGGCACGTCGAACCATCTCGATCAGCTATCTCGGTCTCGTGCGTGAACAGGCCGCTCCCGGTGCCGGCGCACCCGGCTGGCACGGCTGGTATGAATATTTTCCTTGGGAAGATCACCGGGACGGACGGCCGGAGGCCCTGTCTGCGATCACCGATGCGCTGGTCCGATGGGCCGCTTCCGATGGTTCGCGCCGCGAACACCGGCAGAAGCGGGTCGATCTTTCGCTTGGGCTGAACGGAGCCGCGTGGAACGAGGAACTGGCCCTGCAGCGCTATGAACTCATGTACGAAGCCGGACTTGTTGAAGAGGCCGGCGCAGGGATCTCAGGGACAGGGAGACCCATGTTTGCTGACCATCGCCGTATCCTGGCGACGGCGATCACGAGGCTCCGCGCCAAGATCAAGTACCGCCCGGTCGTGTTCGAGCTGATGCCTGAAAGTTTCACACTCTCCCATCTGCAGCGGACGGTCGAGGCGCTGGCAGGCCTTGCGCTCCACAAGCCGAACTTCCGCAGGCTCATCGACCAGCAGGAACTGATCGAGGAAACCGGCGCCATGTCCAGTGAGACCGGCGGGCGGCCGGCCAAGCTCTATCGCTATCGCCGCGCCATCCTCGAAGAACACGCGCTGTCCAGCGCCAGGCTGCCCCTGTCGCGCAATTGA
- a CDS encoding adenine deaminase: protein MTRLAEEIAELNAPALRSEAVAAARGDRPFDILIAGGTLIDVVTGERRPADIGLIGALIASVHAPGTRTDADTVIDASGGFISPGLIDTHMHVESSMVTPVEYARTVLPRGVTTVCWDPHEFGNVVGLDGVRWAVEAAEKLPLRFMVLAPSCVPSAPGIEVAGADFDAAKIAEMLGWPSIAGLAEVMNMRGVIDGDPRMAGIVNAGLQSGKLVCGHARGLKDADLAAFMAAGVASDHELTSADDLMAKLRAGLTIELRGSHDHLLPEFVTALMALPHLPQTLTLCTDDVFPDDLLQAGGLDDVLRRLIRYGLSPDWALRAATLNAAMRLKRDDLGLIAAGRRADIVIFDDVESLHARHVLANGVLVASDGKLSAPLEDTAAGVLAGTMKLPPLSADDFRIEAEGRRARIATIDQPRFTRWGEMEAEISDEHVVLPDGAALIAVAHRHGKADSQPKVGVLTGWGHWRGALATTVSHDSHNLTVFGGNAEDMAVAANALIAAGGGMAVASGGKVDALLPLPLAGLVSDASLAQVAAEFARLREAASRIVDWNPPYLVFKAVVGATLACNAGPHQTDVGICDVATGKVLKSPVLAAE from the coding sequence ATGACCCGACTGGCCGAGGAAATTGCCGAGCTGAACGCCCCCGCCTTGCGCAGTGAGGCCGTTGCCGCCGCCCGTGGCGATCGGCCATTCGATATCCTGATCGCGGGCGGCACGTTGATCGATGTCGTTACCGGCGAGCGCCGCCCTGCCGATATCGGCCTTATCGGCGCCCTCATCGCCTCGGTCCACGCACCCGGCACGCGGACAGATGCGGACACGGTCATCGACGCCAGCGGCGGCTTCATTTCGCCCGGCCTGATCGACACGCATATGCATGTCGAAAGCTCGATGGTCACGCCGGTCGAATATGCCCGCACCGTGCTGCCGCGTGGCGTCACGACAGTCTGCTGGGATCCGCATGAATTCGGCAATGTCGTCGGGCTGGACGGTGTGCGCTGGGCGGTCGAGGCGGCGGAGAAGCTGCCGCTGCGCTTCATGGTGCTCGCCCCCTCCTGCGTTCCCTCCGCCCCCGGCATTGAAGTGGCGGGCGCCGATTTCGACGCGGCAAAGATCGCCGAGATGCTGGGCTGGCCTAGCATTGCCGGCCTCGCCGAAGTCATGAACATGCGCGGCGTCATTGATGGCGATCCGCGCATGGCGGGCATCGTCAATGCGGGCCTGCAATCCGGCAAGCTCGTCTGCGGCCATGCGCGCGGGCTTAAAGACGCGGACCTTGCCGCCTTCATGGCCGCCGGTGTCGCCTCCGACCACGAACTGACCTCGGCGGACGACCTCATGGCAAAGCTCCGCGCCGGGCTGACGATCGAGCTGCGCGGCTCGCATGATCATCTCCTGCCGGAATTCGTGACCGCCTTGATGGCTTTGCCGCATCTGCCGCAAACGCTGACGCTCTGCACGGACGATGTGTTTCCGGATGATCTGCTCCAGGCCGGCGGCCTGGATGACGTCCTGCGCCGCCTCATCCGCTACGGCCTGAGCCCCGATTGGGCGTTGCGTGCGGCGACGCTCAACGCGGCCATGCGTCTGAAGCGCGACGATCTCGGCCTGATCGCCGCCGGCCGGCGCGCCGATATCGTGATTTTCGACGATGTGGAGAGCCTGCACGCCCGACATGTCCTCGCCAACGGCGTGCTTGTGGCGAGCGACGGCAAGTTATCGGCGCCGCTGGAAGACACCGCAGCCGGTGTGTTAGCCGGGACGATGAAGCTGCCGCCTCTGAGCGCCGATGATTTCCGCATCGAGGCGGAAGGCCGCCGCGCCCGCATCGCCACCATCGACCAGCCGCGTTTCACCCGTTGGGGAGAAATGGAGGCGGAGATCAGCGATGAGCATGTCGTGTTGCCGGACGGTGCGGCGCTGATTGCCGTGGCGCACCGACACGGCAAGGCGGACAGCCAGCCGAAGGTCGGCGTTCTCACCGGCTGGGGCCATTGGCGCGGCGCGTTGGCGACGACCGTCTCGCATGACAGCCACAACCTCACCGTCTTCGGCGGCAATGCGGAAGACATGGCTGTTGCGGCCAATGCGCTGATCGCAGCAGGCGGTGGCATGGCGGTTGCCTCTGGCGGAAAGGTCGATGCGCTTCTGCCGTTGCCGCTTGCCGGTCTCGTCTCTGACGCATCCCTTGCACAGGTGGCAGCAGAGTTTGCACGGCTCCGCGAGGCGGCCAGCCGTATCGTTGACTGGAACCCACCCTATCTCGTCTTCAAGGCCGTGGTCGGGGCAACGCTGGCCTGCAATGCGGGCCCGCACCAGACCGATGTTGGCATTTGCGATGTCGCGACGGGGAAGGTCCTGAAAAGTCCGGTTCTTGCCGCGGAGTAG
- a CDS encoding putative spermidine/putrescine transport system ATP-binding protein, whose protein sequence is MTVSLDIDNIAAHYGSTQVLKDLSLSVKAGELVSLLGSSGCGKTTTLRLVAGFLAPTSGTIRLGDRDLTRLPAHQRDIGLVFQNYALFPHLSVLDNVAFGLKQRKIEPAERTRRAKAILERVGLSDFADRLPGALSGGQKQRVALARALVIEPPLLMFDEPLSNLDAKLRVDMRVEIRKLQRANGTTSLYVTHDQEEAFSISDRVAIMNAGRIMQLDTPEVLYQRPANAFVAGFVGFENLIQMTVKARDGGTVSAEAPGGALLTLAEADFGPIPDRFVLATRADGLSVQREGAGIPVELGLRTYLGRAYQYQTTSGGGDLIANGSLSEPFAPGDRAVLVPKPEQCCILKPEA, encoded by the coding sequence GTGACCGTATCGCTCGACATTGACAACATCGCCGCCCATTACGGCTCGACCCAGGTGCTGAAGGACCTGTCGCTTTCGGTGAAGGCCGGCGAGCTCGTGTCGCTGCTCGGCTCGTCCGGCTGCGGCAAGACGACGACGCTGCGACTGGTGGCCGGCTTCCTGGCGCCGACCAGCGGCACGATCCGTCTCGGCGACCGCGACCTGACGCGCCTGCCCGCACACCAGCGCGATATCGGCCTCGTCTTCCAGAACTACGCGCTCTTCCCGCACCTGAGCGTTCTCGACAACGTCGCCTTTGGCCTGAAGCAGCGCAAGATCGAGCCGGCCGAGCGGACGCGGCGGGCAAAAGCCATTCTGGAGCGCGTCGGCCTTTCCGACTTTGCCGATCGCCTGCCCGGCGCACTGTCGGGCGGCCAGAAGCAGCGCGTGGCATTGGCCCGCGCCCTCGTCATCGAGCCGCCGCTTCTGATGTTCGACGAGCCGCTGTCTAACCTCGATGCGAAGCTGCGCGTCGACATGCGCGTCGAAATCCGCAAGCTTCAGCGCGCCAACGGCACGACCTCGCTCTATGTCACGCATGATCAGGAAGAGGCCTTCTCGATCTCCGACCGCGTCGCCATCATGAATGCCGGGCGGATCATGCAGCTCGACACGCCGGAAGTGCTCTATCAGCGCCCGGCCAACGCTTTTGTTGCCGGTTTTGTCGGCTTCGAGAACCTGATCCAGATGACCGTCAAGGCCCGCGATGGCGGGACGGTCTCGGCGGAAGCTCCGGGCGGGGCGCTCCTGACGCTCGCGGAAGCGGATTTCGGGCCGATCCCGGATCGCTTCGTGCTCGCCACGCGCGCCGATGGCCTGTCCGTCCAGCGCGAGGGCGCGGGCATTCCTGTGGAACTTGGCCTCCGCACCTATCTCGGCCGCGCCTATCAGTACCAGACGACGAGCGGCGGCGGTGACCTGATCGCCAATGGTAGCCTGAGCGAGCCCTTCGCCCCCGGAGACCGCGCCGTACTAGTGCCGAAGCCGGAACAATGCTGCATCCTGAAACCGGAGGCGTGA
- a CDS encoding purine nucleosidase has protein sequence MGVWIDTDLGFDDIAAILVVRHSPLTIDGISLVFGNSPLDQVIRNAGGARHAFGWHFPIHAGRALPVLSPLETAQSILGETGIPTAGRTLPEAALPDTEPAFDALCAWLEKTPAPRRILALGPLTNLAALALARPDLAARIDDLVWMGGGVTSGNHTASAEFNALADPEAVAIVLAHKLPLRMVDLDLCRKVLLREEDITPIRAAGGRNAELLADFLTGFLDIGRKRGRAAMAFYDPAAAAAFVSEEIVTFTPARIDMELAGHLTRGRTVVETRPGRAEFNAHFASDIDSEAARAIIFGALAKEAAR, from the coding sequence ATGGGCGTGTGGATCGATACGGACCTCGGCTTTGACGACATCGCAGCCATTCTCGTGGTGCGGCACTCGCCGCTGACCATCGACGGCATCTCGCTCGTCTTCGGCAACAGCCCGCTCGATCAGGTGATCCGCAATGCGGGCGGCGCGCGGCACGCTTTCGGCTGGCATTTCCCGATACATGCCGGCCGCGCCCTGCCGGTTCTCAGCCCCCTTGAGACCGCGCAATCGATCCTCGGCGAGACCGGCATTCCGACGGCGGGTCGAACTCTGCCGGAGGCGGCTCTACCGGATACCGAGCCGGCCTTCGACGCGCTTTGCGCCTGGCTGGAAAAGACCCCTGCCCCTCGCCGCATTCTGGCGCTCGGGCCACTGACCAATCTTGCAGCCCTTGCACTCGCCCGGCCCGATCTGGCCGCCCGGATCGACGATCTCGTCTGGATGGGCGGCGGCGTGACGAGCGGCAACCATACGGCTTCCGCCGAATTCAACGCGCTCGCAGACCCAGAAGCCGTCGCCATCGTTCTCGCCCACAAGCTGCCGCTGCGCATGGTCGATCTCGACCTCTGCCGCAAGGTGCTGCTGCGGGAGGAGGACATCACTCCGATCCGCGCCGCCGGCGGACGCAATGCCGAACTGCTCGCCGATTTCCTCACCGGCTTCCTCGATATCGGCCGCAAGCGCGGCCGCGCCGCGATGGCCTTTTACGATCCGGCTGCTGCTGCCGCCTTTGTTTCCGAAGAAATCGTGACCTTTACGCCCGCCCGCATCGATATGGAGCTGGCAGGGCATCTGACGCGGGGGCGCACCGTCGTCGAGACACGCCCCGGCCGGGCGGAATTCAACGCGCATTTTGCCAGCGACATCGATAGCGAAGCCGCCCGCGCCATCATCTTCGGCGCGCTTGCCAAGGAGGCCGCCCGATGA
- a CDS encoding NAD(P)-dependent dehydrogenase, short-chain alcohol dehydrogenase family — translation MTDYRPSKRILVTGAGSGIGRATAMALARQGDTIGLLSHTEDELRKVAEEVEQLGGTAEVLVADVSDANAMSAAIRQFAERDGLHVVVVNAGINGVWAPISDLKPEEWDKTIAVNLRGSYLTIHFALPYLKKSSKSSIVVVSSINGTRTFTSAGASAYAATKAAQVALVKQLAVELAGDHIRINAVCPGAIETSIESNTIRRHTESAEVQVEFPEGDIPLTGGKAGKASDVASVITFLASDAARHVTGSLIYVDGAQSLLR, via the coding sequence ATGACCGATTACCGCCCTTCGAAACGCATTTTGGTCACCGGCGCGGGCTCCGGCATCGGCCGGGCCACCGCCATGGCACTCGCCCGACAGGGCGACACGATCGGCTTGCTGAGCCATACCGAAGACGAATTGCGCAAGGTGGCCGAGGAGGTCGAACAACTGGGCGGGACGGCCGAAGTTCTCGTGGCGGACGTGTCGGATGCGAACGCGATGTCGGCCGCCATCCGACAATTTGCGGAGCGCGACGGGCTGCATGTCGTCGTTGTGAATGCGGGCATCAACGGTGTCTGGGCGCCCATTTCGGACTTGAAGCCCGAGGAGTGGGACAAGACGATAGCGGTCAATCTGCGCGGCAGCTATCTCACCATCCATTTTGCCCTGCCCTACCTGAAGAAATCGAGCAAGAGCTCCATTGTCGTCGTCTCCTCCATCAACGGGACGCGAACGTTCACCTCGGCCGGGGCAAGCGCCTATGCCGCAACCAAGGCGGCGCAGGTCGCCCTGGTGAAACAACTCGCTGTCGAGCTTGCAGGCGATCATATCCGCATCAACGCCGTCTGCCCGGGCGCGATCGAGACATCCATCGAGAGCAATACCATACGCCGCCACACAGAAAGCGCAGAGGTGCAGGTCGAGTTTCCGGAGGGCGACATACCTTTGACGGGCGGCAAGGCAGGCAAAGCCTCGGACGTGGCCAGCGTCATTACTTTCCTCGCCTCGGATGCGGCACGCCATGTCACCGGCTCCCTGATCTACGTCGACGGCGCACAGAGTCTTCTCAGATAA
- a CDS encoding malto-oligosyltrehalose trehalohydrolase, producing MADEAGTFSSWGPQWLGDDRVRFRLWAPEADALEVVVEGTRYPMKAARDGWFEAEITGLSEGAAYRFRFPDGSEVIDPAAHAMPQGLEGASALVDHRRYRWTTEDWTGFPWEDAVVSEIHIGTFTDEGTFAAAMEKLPHLAETGINALEILPIAQFPGQRGWGYDGVSHYAPHSAYGSPDDVKAFVDAAHRQGIAVYLDVVYNHFGPEGNYLPHYAAAFFHGERETPWGVALDFTRAPVRRYFIDNALHWLEHYRFDGLRFDATHEIHDASQEHVLSDIARETRARFPERHVHLIAEGQHHRLGMVGYRAGRPLRYDAGWNDHFHQALNVIATGETGGHYAQFAADPERGLARAMEGGRPETKSTRELLSEAEYAEAHWPPQAFMDFLQNHDQVGNRAFGDRLWTRIDPSMPRILIALLLLSPQIPLLFMGDEYGETNPFLFFADYAGELGEAVRNGRRGEAVNFSSLAPDDRDTVLPDPLAVSTFEKSKLHWSHATSPEGRQRLALHRELIALRRRHIIPLLAAREPVKAETIKAGNGVLAMDWTFAGGTLQLRARFVAGREDLPGVTGRIIWFERSETVADGPEITVAISSPIG from the coding sequence ATGGCTGACGAGGCGGGGACTTTTTCAAGCTGGGGACCGCAATGGCTGGGCGACGATCGCGTGCGTTTCCGCCTCTGGGCACCGGAGGCAGACGCGCTGGAGGTCGTGGTCGAGGGCACGCGTTATCCGATGAAGGCAGCCCGCGACGGCTGGTTCGAAGCGGAAATTACGGGCCTCTCCGAGGGTGCTGCCTACCGGTTTCGTTTCCCGGACGGGTCGGAGGTCATCGATCCGGCCGCCCATGCCATGCCGCAGGGGCTCGAAGGTGCGTCGGCTCTAGTCGATCACCGACGCTATCGCTGGACGACCGAAGACTGGACCGGCTTCCCCTGGGAGGACGCCGTGGTGAGCGAAATCCATATCGGGACTTTCACCGATGAGGGCACCTTTGCCGCCGCCATGGAAAAGCTGCCGCATCTTGCCGAGACGGGGATCAATGCACTGGAAATCCTGCCCATCGCCCAGTTTCCGGGCCAGCGTGGATGGGGCTACGACGGCGTCTCCCATTATGCGCCGCACAGCGCCTATGGTTCGCCGGATGATGTGAAGGCCTTCGTGGATGCCGCGCATCGGCAAGGCATCGCCGTCTATCTCGATGTCGTCTACAATCACTTCGGGCCCGAGGGAAACTATCTGCCGCATTATGCCGCGGCCTTTTTCCACGGCGAGCGCGAGACGCCGTGGGGCGTGGCGCTCGATTTCACGCGGGCACCCGTGCGGCGCTATTTCATCGACAACGCCCTGCACTGGCTGGAGCATTACCGCTTCGATGGTCTCAGGTTCGATGCCACGCATGAGATCCACGATGCATCGCAGGAGCATGTTCTGTCCGACATCGCGCGGGAGACGCGAGCCCGGTTTCCGGAGCGCCATGTCCACCTGATTGCCGAGGGGCAGCACCATCGGCTGGGCATGGTCGGCTATCGCGCCGGTCGCCCTCTGCGTTATGATGCCGGCTGGAACGATCATTTTCACCAGGCGCTGAATGTGATCGCCACGGGTGAGACCGGGGGCCACTACGCCCAATTTGCAGCGGACCCGGAACGCGGTCTGGCGCGCGCCATGGAGGGAGGTCGGCCGGAGACCAAGAGCACGCGCGAGCTGCTGAGCGAAGCCGAATATGCCGAGGCGCATTGGCCGCCGCAGGCCTTCATGGACTTCCTGCAGAACCACGACCAGGTAGGAAATCGCGCCTTTGGCGACCGGCTCTGGACGCGCATCGATCCGTCGATGCCGCGCATCCTGATCGCGCTTCTGCTTCTGTCACCGCAAATCCCGCTTCTCTTCATGGGTGACGAATATGGAGAAACAAATCCGTTCCTGTTCTTCGCCGACTATGCTGGCGAACTGGGTGAGGCGGTTCGCAACGGTCGCCGCGGGGAGGCCGTGAATTTCAGCAGCCTTGCGCCGGATGATCGCGATACGGTGCTGCCCGATCCGCTGGCGGTTTCCACATTTGAGAAGAGCAAGCTCCACTGGTCGCACGCCACATCGCCCGAAGGACGACAGCGACTGGCGCTGCACCGCGAACTCATCGCCCTGCGGCGCCGGCACATTATTCCGCTTCTGGCCGCCCGAGAACCGGTTAAGGCCGAGACGATCAAGGCCGGAAATGGCGTTCTGGCGATGGACTGGACATTCGCAGGCGGTACGTTGCAGCTCCGCGCCCGCTTCGTTGCCGGCCGAGAAGACCTGCCCGGGGTGACAGGGCGCATCATCTGGTTCGAGCGATCGGAAACAGTGGCCGACGGGCCGGAGATAACCGTGGCCATCAGTTCGCCCATCGGATGA
- a CDS encoding glycogen operon protein has protein sequence MSYSFSELDFLKPELGAEFIGEGTHFALFSAHAEAVELCLFTPDGKEETQRLALPKREGDIWSGYVQGLQPGTVYGYRVHGPYDPGNGHRFNPNKLLLDPYAKQVIGDLRWDDSLYGYRIGAEDGDLSFDERDSAAFMPKAVVQNPDFDWSGDEAIRRPWTDTIVYEAHVRGLTMQHPDVPEKLRGTFLGMCSEPILDHLTKLGVSAIELLPVQYFLDDRYLVEKGLRNFWGYQSLGFFAPQSRYLSGDKIAEFKTMVKAFHSVGIEVIMDVVYNHTAEGSERGPTLSFRGIDNLSYYIQSPDELRHTFDTTGTGNTLNVAHPMVMRMVLDSLRYWVGVMHVDGFRFDLASTLGREGLRFDREGGFFDAIRQDPILAGVKLIAEPWDVGADGYQVGGFPFPFREWNDKFRDDVRRFWRKDPGLVAPLAERLTGSPVQFDHSGRSATTSINLLSAHDGFVLADVTAYNDKHNEANGEENRDGHDANQSDNMGAEGDTDDDAVLTARARRRRAMIATLFFSQGVPMLLGGDELGNSQSGNNNSYCQDNEIGWVSWEGRDDPFLEFCRAVIAFRKAQPLLRQERFLKGEPGDPPAPYVNWLKPDASAMDEGAWGDGELRIVMMHLKDIPGEDQLADELLLVLNAGEATPLRLPEGSTWQPAFASAEQPDVGPDGATESPGQSVMVFSRRQ, from the coding sequence ATGAGCTATTCGTTTTCCGAACTTGATTTTCTGAAACCCGAACTAGGCGCGGAATTCATTGGCGAGGGAACGCATTTCGCGCTTTTTTCCGCCCATGCCGAAGCCGTTGAACTCTGCCTCTTCACGCCCGACGGCAAGGAGGAGACGCAACGTCTCGCCCTGCCCAAGCGGGAAGGTGACATCTGGTCCGGTTATGTACAGGGACTGCAGCCCGGCACGGTCTACGGCTATCGCGTCCACGGACCGTATGACCCCGGCAACGGCCACCGTTTCAACCCCAACAAGCTGCTGCTCGATCCCTATGCCAAGCAGGTGATCGGCGATCTCCGGTGGGATGATAGCCTCTATGGGTACCGGATCGGCGCAGAAGATGGAGACCTGTCCTTCGATGAGCGCGACAGCGCCGCATTCATGCCGAAGGCGGTCGTGCAAAACCCCGATTTCGACTGGAGCGGCGACGAAGCGATCCGCCGCCCATGGACGGACACGATCGTCTACGAAGCGCATGTTCGCGGGCTGACCATGCAGCATCCGGACGTTCCGGAAAAGCTGCGCGGCACCTTTCTTGGCATGTGCAGCGAACCAATTCTCGATCACCTGACCAAGCTGGGCGTCAGCGCCATTGAGCTTTTGCCGGTCCAGTATTTTCTCGATGATCGATATCTGGTGGAAAAGGGCCTGCGCAACTTCTGGGGTTACCAGTCACTCGGCTTTTTTGCGCCGCAGTCGCGCTATCTCTCCGGCGACAAGATCGCCGAGTTCAAGACAATGGTGAAGGCGTTTCACAGCGTCGGCATCGAGGTCATCATGGACGTGGTTTACAACCACACCGCAGAAGGCTCCGAACGCGGTCCGACACTCAGCTTCCGCGGCATCGACAACCTGAGTTATTACATCCAGTCCCCCGACGAGTTGCGTCATACGTTCGACACCACGGGTACGGGCAATACGTTGAACGTCGCCCATCCGATGGTCATGCGCATGGTGCTGGACAGCCTGCGCTACTGGGTCGGCGTCATGCATGTGGACGGCTTCCGTTTCGATCTCGCCTCGACCCTTGGCCGGGAAGGTTTGCGCTTCGACCGCGAAGGCGGCTTTTTCGACGCCATTCGCCAAGATCCCATCCTCGCGGGCGTGAAGCTCATTGCAGAGCCCTGGGATGTCGGGGCCGATGGCTATCAGGTCGGCGGGTTCCCCTTCCCGTTCCGCGAATGGAACGACAAGTTCCGCGACGATGTGCGCCGCTTCTGGCGCAAGGACCCCGGCCTCGTCGCGCCGCTTGCCGAACGGCTCACAGGCTCGCCGGTCCAGTTCGACCATTCGGGCCGCAGCGCAACGACCTCGATCAATCTGCTCAGCGCGCATGACGGTTTCGTGCTTGCCGATGTGACGGCCTACAATGACAAGCACAACGAGGCGAACGGCGAGGAAAACCGCGACGGCCACGACGCCAACCAGTCCGACAACATGGGAGCCGAAGGCGACACGGATGACGACGCGGTGCTGACCGCCCGCGCAAGGCGTCGGCGGGCGATGATCGCAACCCTTTTCTTCAGCCAGGGCGTACCGATGCTGCTGGGTGGCGACGAGTTGGGAAACAGCCAGAGTGGCAACAACAATTCCTATTGCCAGGACAATGAGATCGGCTGGGTATCGTGGGAGGGACGTGACGACCCGTTTCTCGAATTCTGCCGGGCGGTAATTGCCTTTCGAAAGGCCCAGCCGCTGCTCCGGCAAGAACGGTTCCTGAAGGGCGAACCCGGCGATCCGCCCGCGCCGTATGTCAACTGGTTGAAGCCCGACGCTTCGGCCATGGATGAGGGTGCATGGGGCGACGGCGAACTGCGCATCGTGATGATGCACCTGAAGGATATTCCGGGTGAGGATCAGTTGGCTGACGAGCTTCTGCTCGTCCTGAACGCCGGAGAGGCGACGCCGCTCCGCTTGCCGGAGGGGTCCACCTGGCAGCCCGCCTTCGCCTCGGCCGAGCAACCGGACGTCGGCCCGGACGGAGCGACGGAGAGCCCCGGTCAGAGCGTCATGGTCTTTTCCCGCAGGCAATAA